One Mugil cephalus isolate CIBA_MC_2020 chromosome 22, CIBA_Mcephalus_1.1, whole genome shotgun sequence genomic window carries:
- the strip2 gene encoding striatin-interacting protein 1 homolog isoform X4 → MQAEDMEVPIINNLNDSGDRQRPRGKDVFKDQQKESESSMESPNLEFEYGDTDTLTAELSELYSYTEEPEFALNRDYFEEDFRSHARGRRWIEQTVEEQKAYVMRLLDALEVTDRDKRLKVARAILYLAQGVFDECDTEVDVLHWSRRNVFLLYDMGIFTALLELLSMEIDNSQACSSAVRKPAISLADSTELRVLLSIMYLMVETIRVQTEDDRPEWKAAREAFKNELGSPLYNGEPFALLLFTMVTKFCSMNAPHFPMKKVLLLLWKTILFTLGGFEELQEMKVRGRERLNLPPLPEDSIKVVRAMRAASPPASAMELIEQQQQQKRGRRSRRPLVKQDSLDTYNERDPFKNDDARDEEEDPEDTDSGIEGEVDPLDRDVIIQPPPPPPPLRPPTERVNFPKGLPWAPKVREKDIEHFLETSRNKFIGFTLGNDTETLVGLPRPIHESVKTLKQHKYVSIAEVQIKREEELQQCPLTLGDEEVEETPAEMLYLGMLPNLSQYVIALLKLLLAAAPTSKAKTDSINILADVLPEEMPITVMQSMKLGIDVNRHKEIIVKAISALLLLLLKHFKLNHIYQFEIVSQHLVFANCIPLILKFFNQNIMSYISAKNSICVLDFPHCVVHEMPELTAESLEAGDSNQFCWRNLFSCINLLRILNKLTKWKHSRTMMLVVFKSAPILKRALKVKQAMMQLYVLKLLKIQTKYLGRQWRKSNMKTMSAIYQKVRHRLNDDWAYGNDIDARPWDFQAEECALRESIEKFNSRRYDRNKNGDFAPVDNCLQSVLGQRVELPEDFHYSYEMWLEREVFSQPIQWEGLLQNP, encoded by the exons AGCTCTACAGTTACACAGAGGAGCCGGAGTTCGCCCTGAACAGGGACTACTTTGAAGAGGACTTCAGGAGCCACG CGCGAGGCAGGCGGTGGATCGAGCAGACGGTGGAGGAGCAGAAGGCGTACGTGATGAGGCTGCTGGACGCTCTGGAGGTCACGGACAGGGACAAGAGGCTGAAGGTGGCCCGGGCCATCCTCTACCTGGCTCAGG GAGTGTTTGACGAGTGTGACACCGAGGTGGACGTGCTCCACTGGTCCAGGCGCAACGTCTTCCTGCTCTACGACATGGGCATCTTCACGGCgctgctggagctgctcagCATGGAGATAGA taacAGCCAGGCGTGCAGCAGTGCAGTGAGGAAGCCCGCCATCTCTCTCGCCGACAGCACGGAGCTCAG AGTGTTACTGAGCATCATGTACCTGATGGTGGAGACCATCAGGGTTCAGACGGAAGACGACCGACCTGAGTGGAAAGCAGCCAGAGAGGCCTTTAAGAATGAGCTAG GTTCACCCCTGTACAATGGGGAGCCCTTTGCCCTGCTCCTTTTCACCATGGTGACCAAGTTCTGCAGCATGAACGCACCACACTTCCCCATGAAGAAAGTACTACTGCTGCTCTGGAAAACCATTCTG TTTACTTTGGGGGGTTTCGAGGAGCTCCAGGAGATGAAGGTGCGAGGCCGGGAGCGTCTCAACTTGCCCCCGCTGCCGGAGGACAGCATCAAGGTGGTCAGGGCCATGAGAGCGGCCTCGCCCCCGGCCTCTGCCATGGAGCTCatcgagcagcagcagcagcagaagagagGCCGACGCAGCCGCAGG cccCTGGTCAAGCAGGACAGCCTGGACACGTACAACGAGCGGGACCCGTTCAAGAACGACGACGCccgggacgaggaggaggacccAGAGGACACGGACAGCGGCATCGAGGGCGAGGTGGACCCCCTGGACCGCGACGTCATCATCCAgccgccgcctccgccgcctcctctgCGGCCCCCGACCGAGAGGGTCAACTTCCCCAAAGGTCTTCCCTGGGCCCCTAAAGTCAG GGAGAAAGACATCGAGCACTTCCTGGAGACCAGCAGAAACAAGTTCATTGGTTTTACTCTGGGAAA TGACACAGAAACCCTGGTGGGATTACCCAGACCCATCCACGAGAGCGTCAAGACTCTTAAACAG CACAAGTACGTGTCCATTGCTGAGGTCCAGATCAAAAGggaagaggagctgcagcagtgtCCCCTGACTCTG ggcgatgaggaggtggaggagacaCCAGCAGAGATGTTATACCTGGGAATGCTTCCCAACCTCTCACAGTATGTG ATCGCcctcctgaagctgctgctggctgctgctCCCACATCCAAAGCCAAAACCGACTCCATCAACATCCTGGCGGATGTGCTACCTGAGGAGATGCC GATCACAGTCATGCAGAGCATGAAGCTGGGAATTGACGTGAACCGCCACAAGGAAATCATCGTCAAGGCCATCTccgctctgctgctgctgctcctcaagCACTTCAAGCTCAACCACATCTATcag TTTGAGATCGTCTCCCAGCACCTGGTGTTTGCCAACTGTATCCCACTCATCCTCAAGTTCTTCAACCAGAACATCATGTCCTATATCAGTGCCAAAAACAG CATATGTGTGCTGGACTTCCCCCACTGCGTGGTCCACGAGATGCCCGAACTCACGGCCGAGAGCCTG gaagcGGGAGACAGCAACCAATTCTGCTGGAGGAACCTGTTTTCGTGTATCAATCTGTTGAGGATCCTGAATAAGCTAACAAAGTGGAAACACTCCAGGACCATG ATGCTTGTCGTCTTCAAGTCCGCCCCCATCCTGAAGAGAGCTCTGAAGGTGAAGCAGGCCATGATGCAGCTCTACGTCCTCAAACTGCTGAAGATCCAGACCAAGTATCTGGGCCGCCAGTGGAGGAAGAGCAACATGAAGACCATGTCAGCCATCTACCAGAAAGTCCGCCACAGGCTCAACGATGACTGGGCCTACGGAAACG ACATCGACGCGCGGCCCTGGGACTTCCAGGCGGAGGAGTGCGCCCTGCGGGAGAGCATCGAGAAGTTCAACAGCCGGCGCTACGACAGGAACAAGAACGGGGACTTCGCGCCCGTGGACAACTGCCTGCAGAGCGTGCTGGGGCAGCGCGTGGAGCTGCCGGAGGACTTCCACTACAGCTACGAGATGTGGCTGGAGAGGGAGGTCTTCTCGCAGCCCATCCAGTGGGAGGGGCTGCTGCAGAATCCATGA
- the strip2 gene encoding striatin-interacting protein 1 homolog isoform X2, protein MQAEDMEVPIINNLNDSGDRQRPRGKDVFKDQQKESESSMESPNLEFEYGDTDTLTAELSELYSYTEEPEFALNRDYFEEDFRSHARGRRWIEQTVEEQKAYVMRLLDALEVTDRDKRLKVARAILYLAQGVFDECDTEVDVLHWSRRNVFLLYDMGIFTALLELLSMEIDNSQACSSAVRKPAISLADSTELRVLLSIMYLMVETIRVQTEDDRPEWKAAREAFKNELGSPLYNGEPFALLLFTMVTKFCSMNAPHFPMKKVLLLLWKTILFTLGGFEELQEMKVRGRERLNLPPLPEDSIKVVRAMRAASPPASAMELIEQQQQQKRGRRSRRSAFVDSLEGDSPFPKKQPLVKQDSLDTYNERDPFKNDDARDEEEDPEDTDSGIEGEVDPLDRDVIIQPPPPPPPLRPPTERVNFPKGLPWAPKVREKDIEHFLETSRNKFIGFTLGNDTETLVGLPRPIHESVKTLKQHKYVSIAEVQIKREEELQQCPLTLGDEEVEETPAEMLYLGMLPNLSQYVIALLKLLLAAAPTSKAKTDSINILADVLPEEMPITVMQSMKLGIDVNRHKEIIVKAISALLLLLLKHFKLNHIYQFEIVSQHLVFANCIPLILKFFNQNIMSYISAKNSICVLDFPHCVVHEMPELTAESLEAGDSNQFCWRNLFSCINLLRILNKLTKWKHSRTMMLVVFKSAPILKRALKVKQAMMQLYVLKLLKIQTKYLGRQWRKSNMKTMSAIYQKVRHRLNDDWAYGNDIDARPWDFQAEECALRESIEKFNSRRYDRNKNGDFAPVDNCLQSVLGQRVELPEDFHYSYEMWLEREVFSQPIQWEGLLQNP, encoded by the exons AGCTCTACAGTTACACAGAGGAGCCGGAGTTCGCCCTGAACAGGGACTACTTTGAAGAGGACTTCAGGAGCCACG CGCGAGGCAGGCGGTGGATCGAGCAGACGGTGGAGGAGCAGAAGGCGTACGTGATGAGGCTGCTGGACGCTCTGGAGGTCACGGACAGGGACAAGAGGCTGAAGGTGGCCCGGGCCATCCTCTACCTGGCTCAGG GAGTGTTTGACGAGTGTGACACCGAGGTGGACGTGCTCCACTGGTCCAGGCGCAACGTCTTCCTGCTCTACGACATGGGCATCTTCACGGCgctgctggagctgctcagCATGGAGATAGA taacAGCCAGGCGTGCAGCAGTGCAGTGAGGAAGCCCGCCATCTCTCTCGCCGACAGCACGGAGCTCAG AGTGTTACTGAGCATCATGTACCTGATGGTGGAGACCATCAGGGTTCAGACGGAAGACGACCGACCTGAGTGGAAAGCAGCCAGAGAGGCCTTTAAGAATGAGCTAG GTTCACCCCTGTACAATGGGGAGCCCTTTGCCCTGCTCCTTTTCACCATGGTGACCAAGTTCTGCAGCATGAACGCACCACACTTCCCCATGAAGAAAGTACTACTGCTGCTCTGGAAAACCATTCTG TTTACTTTGGGGGGTTTCGAGGAGCTCCAGGAGATGAAGGTGCGAGGCCGGGAGCGTCTCAACTTGCCCCCGCTGCCGGAGGACAGCATCAAGGTGGTCAGGGCCATGAGAGCGGCCTCGCCCCCGGCCTCTGCCATGGAGCTCatcgagcagcagcagcagcagaagagagGCCGACGCAGCCGCAGG AGTGCCTTTGTTGATAGCTTGGAAGGAGACAGTCCCTTTCCCAAGAAGCAG cccCTGGTCAAGCAGGACAGCCTGGACACGTACAACGAGCGGGACCCGTTCAAGAACGACGACGCccgggacgaggaggaggacccAGAGGACACGGACAGCGGCATCGAGGGCGAGGTGGACCCCCTGGACCGCGACGTCATCATCCAgccgccgcctccgccgcctcctctgCGGCCCCCGACCGAGAGGGTCAACTTCCCCAAAGGTCTTCCCTGGGCCCCTAAAGTCAG GGAGAAAGACATCGAGCACTTCCTGGAGACCAGCAGAAACAAGTTCATTGGTTTTACTCTGGGAAA TGACACAGAAACCCTGGTGGGATTACCCAGACCCATCCACGAGAGCGTCAAGACTCTTAAACAG CACAAGTACGTGTCCATTGCTGAGGTCCAGATCAAAAGggaagaggagctgcagcagtgtCCCCTGACTCTG ggcgatgaggaggtggaggagacaCCAGCAGAGATGTTATACCTGGGAATGCTTCCCAACCTCTCACAGTATGTG ATCGCcctcctgaagctgctgctggctgctgctCCCACATCCAAAGCCAAAACCGACTCCATCAACATCCTGGCGGATGTGCTACCTGAGGAGATGCC GATCACAGTCATGCAGAGCATGAAGCTGGGAATTGACGTGAACCGCCACAAGGAAATCATCGTCAAGGCCATCTccgctctgctgctgctgctcctcaagCACTTCAAGCTCAACCACATCTATcag TTTGAGATCGTCTCCCAGCACCTGGTGTTTGCCAACTGTATCCCACTCATCCTCAAGTTCTTCAACCAGAACATCATGTCCTATATCAGTGCCAAAAACAG CATATGTGTGCTGGACTTCCCCCACTGCGTGGTCCACGAGATGCCCGAACTCACGGCCGAGAGCCTG gaagcGGGAGACAGCAACCAATTCTGCTGGAGGAACCTGTTTTCGTGTATCAATCTGTTGAGGATCCTGAATAAGCTAACAAAGTGGAAACACTCCAGGACCATG ATGCTTGTCGTCTTCAAGTCCGCCCCCATCCTGAAGAGAGCTCTGAAGGTGAAGCAGGCCATGATGCAGCTCTACGTCCTCAAACTGCTGAAGATCCAGACCAAGTATCTGGGCCGCCAGTGGAGGAAGAGCAACATGAAGACCATGTCAGCCATCTACCAGAAAGTCCGCCACAGGCTCAACGATGACTGGGCCTACGGAAACG ACATCGACGCGCGGCCCTGGGACTTCCAGGCGGAGGAGTGCGCCCTGCGGGAGAGCATCGAGAAGTTCAACAGCCGGCGCTACGACAGGAACAAGAACGGGGACTTCGCGCCCGTGGACAACTGCCTGCAGAGCGTGCTGGGGCAGCGCGTGGAGCTGCCGGAGGACTTCCACTACAGCTACGAGATGTGGCTGGAGAGGGAGGTCTTCTCGCAGCCCATCCAGTGGGAGGGGCTGCTGCAGAATCCATGA
- the strip2 gene encoding striatin-interacting protein 1 homolog isoform X1 translates to MQAEDMEVPIINNLNDSGDRQRPRGKDVFKDQQKESESSMESPNLEFEYGDTDTLTAELSELYSYTEEPEFALNRDYFEEDFRSHGGSRGRRWIEQTVEEQKAYVMRLLDALEVTDRDKRLKVARAILYLAQGVFDECDTEVDVLHWSRRNVFLLYDMGIFTALLELLSMEIDNSQACSSAVRKPAISLADSTELRVLLSIMYLMVETIRVQTEDDRPEWKAAREAFKNELGSPLYNGEPFALLLFTMVTKFCSMNAPHFPMKKVLLLLWKTILFTLGGFEELQEMKVRGRERLNLPPLPEDSIKVVRAMRAASPPASAMELIEQQQQQKRGRRSRRSAFVDSLEGDSPFPKKQPLVKQDSLDTYNERDPFKNDDARDEEEDPEDTDSGIEGEVDPLDRDVIIQPPPPPPPLRPPTERVNFPKGLPWAPKVREKDIEHFLETSRNKFIGFTLGNDTETLVGLPRPIHESVKTLKQHKYVSIAEVQIKREEELQQCPLTLGDEEVEETPAEMLYLGMLPNLSQYVIALLKLLLAAAPTSKAKTDSINILADVLPEEMPITVMQSMKLGIDVNRHKEIIVKAISALLLLLLKHFKLNHIYQFEIVSQHLVFANCIPLILKFFNQNIMSYISAKNSICVLDFPHCVVHEMPELTAESLEAGDSNQFCWRNLFSCINLLRILNKLTKWKHSRTMMLVVFKSAPILKRALKVKQAMMQLYVLKLLKIQTKYLGRQWRKSNMKTMSAIYQKVRHRLNDDWAYGNDIDARPWDFQAEECALRESIEKFNSRRYDRNKNGDFAPVDNCLQSVLGQRVELPEDFHYSYEMWLEREVFSQPIQWEGLLQNP, encoded by the exons AGCTCTACAGTTACACAGAGGAGCCGGAGTTCGCCCTGAACAGGGACTACTTTGAAGAGGACTTCAGGAGCCACGGTGGGT CGCGAGGCAGGCGGTGGATCGAGCAGACGGTGGAGGAGCAGAAGGCGTACGTGATGAGGCTGCTGGACGCTCTGGAGGTCACGGACAGGGACAAGAGGCTGAAGGTGGCCCGGGCCATCCTCTACCTGGCTCAGG GAGTGTTTGACGAGTGTGACACCGAGGTGGACGTGCTCCACTGGTCCAGGCGCAACGTCTTCCTGCTCTACGACATGGGCATCTTCACGGCgctgctggagctgctcagCATGGAGATAGA taacAGCCAGGCGTGCAGCAGTGCAGTGAGGAAGCCCGCCATCTCTCTCGCCGACAGCACGGAGCTCAG AGTGTTACTGAGCATCATGTACCTGATGGTGGAGACCATCAGGGTTCAGACGGAAGACGACCGACCTGAGTGGAAAGCAGCCAGAGAGGCCTTTAAGAATGAGCTAG GTTCACCCCTGTACAATGGGGAGCCCTTTGCCCTGCTCCTTTTCACCATGGTGACCAAGTTCTGCAGCATGAACGCACCACACTTCCCCATGAAGAAAGTACTACTGCTGCTCTGGAAAACCATTCTG TTTACTTTGGGGGGTTTCGAGGAGCTCCAGGAGATGAAGGTGCGAGGCCGGGAGCGTCTCAACTTGCCCCCGCTGCCGGAGGACAGCATCAAGGTGGTCAGGGCCATGAGAGCGGCCTCGCCCCCGGCCTCTGCCATGGAGCTCatcgagcagcagcagcagcagaagagagGCCGACGCAGCCGCAGG AGTGCCTTTGTTGATAGCTTGGAAGGAGACAGTCCCTTTCCCAAGAAGCAG cccCTGGTCAAGCAGGACAGCCTGGACACGTACAACGAGCGGGACCCGTTCAAGAACGACGACGCccgggacgaggaggaggacccAGAGGACACGGACAGCGGCATCGAGGGCGAGGTGGACCCCCTGGACCGCGACGTCATCATCCAgccgccgcctccgccgcctcctctgCGGCCCCCGACCGAGAGGGTCAACTTCCCCAAAGGTCTTCCCTGGGCCCCTAAAGTCAG GGAGAAAGACATCGAGCACTTCCTGGAGACCAGCAGAAACAAGTTCATTGGTTTTACTCTGGGAAA TGACACAGAAACCCTGGTGGGATTACCCAGACCCATCCACGAGAGCGTCAAGACTCTTAAACAG CACAAGTACGTGTCCATTGCTGAGGTCCAGATCAAAAGggaagaggagctgcagcagtgtCCCCTGACTCTG ggcgatgaggaggtggaggagacaCCAGCAGAGATGTTATACCTGGGAATGCTTCCCAACCTCTCACAGTATGTG ATCGCcctcctgaagctgctgctggctgctgctCCCACATCCAAAGCCAAAACCGACTCCATCAACATCCTGGCGGATGTGCTACCTGAGGAGATGCC GATCACAGTCATGCAGAGCATGAAGCTGGGAATTGACGTGAACCGCCACAAGGAAATCATCGTCAAGGCCATCTccgctctgctgctgctgctcctcaagCACTTCAAGCTCAACCACATCTATcag TTTGAGATCGTCTCCCAGCACCTGGTGTTTGCCAACTGTATCCCACTCATCCTCAAGTTCTTCAACCAGAACATCATGTCCTATATCAGTGCCAAAAACAG CATATGTGTGCTGGACTTCCCCCACTGCGTGGTCCACGAGATGCCCGAACTCACGGCCGAGAGCCTG gaagcGGGAGACAGCAACCAATTCTGCTGGAGGAACCTGTTTTCGTGTATCAATCTGTTGAGGATCCTGAATAAGCTAACAAAGTGGAAACACTCCAGGACCATG ATGCTTGTCGTCTTCAAGTCCGCCCCCATCCTGAAGAGAGCTCTGAAGGTGAAGCAGGCCATGATGCAGCTCTACGTCCTCAAACTGCTGAAGATCCAGACCAAGTATCTGGGCCGCCAGTGGAGGAAGAGCAACATGAAGACCATGTCAGCCATCTACCAGAAAGTCCGCCACAGGCTCAACGATGACTGGGCCTACGGAAACG ACATCGACGCGCGGCCCTGGGACTTCCAGGCGGAGGAGTGCGCCCTGCGGGAGAGCATCGAGAAGTTCAACAGCCGGCGCTACGACAGGAACAAGAACGGGGACTTCGCGCCCGTGGACAACTGCCTGCAGAGCGTGCTGGGGCAGCGCGTGGAGCTGCCGGAGGACTTCCACTACAGCTACGAGATGTGGCTGGAGAGGGAGGTCTTCTCGCAGCCCATCCAGTGGGAGGGGCTGCTGCAGAATCCATGA
- the strip2 gene encoding striatin-interacting protein 1 homolog isoform X3 has translation MQAEDMEVPIINNLNDSGDRQRPRGKDVFKDQQKESESSMESPNLEFEYGDTDTLTAELSELYSYTEEPEFALNRDYFEEDFRSHGGSRGRRWIEQTVEEQKAYVMRLLDALEVTDRDKRLKVARAILYLAQGVFDECDTEVDVLHWSRRNVFLLYDMGIFTALLELLSMEIDNSQACSSAVRKPAISLADSTELRVLLSIMYLMVETIRVQTEDDRPEWKAAREAFKNELGSPLYNGEPFALLLFTMVTKFCSMNAPHFPMKKVLLLLWKTILFTLGGFEELQEMKVRGRERLNLPPLPEDSIKVVRAMRAASPPASAMELIEQQQQQKRGRRSRRPLVKQDSLDTYNERDPFKNDDARDEEEDPEDTDSGIEGEVDPLDRDVIIQPPPPPPPLRPPTERVNFPKGLPWAPKVREKDIEHFLETSRNKFIGFTLGNDTETLVGLPRPIHESVKTLKQHKYVSIAEVQIKREEELQQCPLTLGDEEVEETPAEMLYLGMLPNLSQYVIALLKLLLAAAPTSKAKTDSINILADVLPEEMPITVMQSMKLGIDVNRHKEIIVKAISALLLLLLKHFKLNHIYQFEIVSQHLVFANCIPLILKFFNQNIMSYISAKNSICVLDFPHCVVHEMPELTAESLEAGDSNQFCWRNLFSCINLLRILNKLTKWKHSRTMMLVVFKSAPILKRALKVKQAMMQLYVLKLLKIQTKYLGRQWRKSNMKTMSAIYQKVRHRLNDDWAYGNDIDARPWDFQAEECALRESIEKFNSRRYDRNKNGDFAPVDNCLQSVLGQRVELPEDFHYSYEMWLEREVFSQPIQWEGLLQNP, from the exons AGCTCTACAGTTACACAGAGGAGCCGGAGTTCGCCCTGAACAGGGACTACTTTGAAGAGGACTTCAGGAGCCACGGTGGGT CGCGAGGCAGGCGGTGGATCGAGCAGACGGTGGAGGAGCAGAAGGCGTACGTGATGAGGCTGCTGGACGCTCTGGAGGTCACGGACAGGGACAAGAGGCTGAAGGTGGCCCGGGCCATCCTCTACCTGGCTCAGG GAGTGTTTGACGAGTGTGACACCGAGGTGGACGTGCTCCACTGGTCCAGGCGCAACGTCTTCCTGCTCTACGACATGGGCATCTTCACGGCgctgctggagctgctcagCATGGAGATAGA taacAGCCAGGCGTGCAGCAGTGCAGTGAGGAAGCCCGCCATCTCTCTCGCCGACAGCACGGAGCTCAG AGTGTTACTGAGCATCATGTACCTGATGGTGGAGACCATCAGGGTTCAGACGGAAGACGACCGACCTGAGTGGAAAGCAGCCAGAGAGGCCTTTAAGAATGAGCTAG GTTCACCCCTGTACAATGGGGAGCCCTTTGCCCTGCTCCTTTTCACCATGGTGACCAAGTTCTGCAGCATGAACGCACCACACTTCCCCATGAAGAAAGTACTACTGCTGCTCTGGAAAACCATTCTG TTTACTTTGGGGGGTTTCGAGGAGCTCCAGGAGATGAAGGTGCGAGGCCGGGAGCGTCTCAACTTGCCCCCGCTGCCGGAGGACAGCATCAAGGTGGTCAGGGCCATGAGAGCGGCCTCGCCCCCGGCCTCTGCCATGGAGCTCatcgagcagcagcagcagcagaagagagGCCGACGCAGCCGCAGG cccCTGGTCAAGCAGGACAGCCTGGACACGTACAACGAGCGGGACCCGTTCAAGAACGACGACGCccgggacgaggaggaggacccAGAGGACACGGACAGCGGCATCGAGGGCGAGGTGGACCCCCTGGACCGCGACGTCATCATCCAgccgccgcctccgccgcctcctctgCGGCCCCCGACCGAGAGGGTCAACTTCCCCAAAGGTCTTCCCTGGGCCCCTAAAGTCAG GGAGAAAGACATCGAGCACTTCCTGGAGACCAGCAGAAACAAGTTCATTGGTTTTACTCTGGGAAA TGACACAGAAACCCTGGTGGGATTACCCAGACCCATCCACGAGAGCGTCAAGACTCTTAAACAG CACAAGTACGTGTCCATTGCTGAGGTCCAGATCAAAAGggaagaggagctgcagcagtgtCCCCTGACTCTG ggcgatgaggaggtggaggagacaCCAGCAGAGATGTTATACCTGGGAATGCTTCCCAACCTCTCACAGTATGTG ATCGCcctcctgaagctgctgctggctgctgctCCCACATCCAAAGCCAAAACCGACTCCATCAACATCCTGGCGGATGTGCTACCTGAGGAGATGCC GATCACAGTCATGCAGAGCATGAAGCTGGGAATTGACGTGAACCGCCACAAGGAAATCATCGTCAAGGCCATCTccgctctgctgctgctgctcctcaagCACTTCAAGCTCAACCACATCTATcag TTTGAGATCGTCTCCCAGCACCTGGTGTTTGCCAACTGTATCCCACTCATCCTCAAGTTCTTCAACCAGAACATCATGTCCTATATCAGTGCCAAAAACAG CATATGTGTGCTGGACTTCCCCCACTGCGTGGTCCACGAGATGCCCGAACTCACGGCCGAGAGCCTG gaagcGGGAGACAGCAACCAATTCTGCTGGAGGAACCTGTTTTCGTGTATCAATCTGTTGAGGATCCTGAATAAGCTAACAAAGTGGAAACACTCCAGGACCATG ATGCTTGTCGTCTTCAAGTCCGCCCCCATCCTGAAGAGAGCTCTGAAGGTGAAGCAGGCCATGATGCAGCTCTACGTCCTCAAACTGCTGAAGATCCAGACCAAGTATCTGGGCCGCCAGTGGAGGAAGAGCAACATGAAGACCATGTCAGCCATCTACCAGAAAGTCCGCCACAGGCTCAACGATGACTGGGCCTACGGAAACG ACATCGACGCGCGGCCCTGGGACTTCCAGGCGGAGGAGTGCGCCCTGCGGGAGAGCATCGAGAAGTTCAACAGCCGGCGCTACGACAGGAACAAGAACGGGGACTTCGCGCCCGTGGACAACTGCCTGCAGAGCGTGCTGGGGCAGCGCGTGGAGCTGCCGGAGGACTTCCACTACAGCTACGAGATGTGGCTGGAGAGGGAGGTCTTCTCGCAGCCCATCCAGTGGGAGGGGCTGCTGCAGAATCCATGA